A single genomic interval of Falco cherrug isolate bFalChe1 chromosome 8, bFalChe1.pri, whole genome shotgun sequence harbors:
- the C8H5orf47 gene encoding uncharacterized protein C5orf47 homolog, protein MAPSHRTRREGSSAEPPGQAYPKEGATGAVSPLSVAARTPAPPAPATTCHPATAGPGRPPAPPPMAAGPSRGRTRLRLLYSNSFGSHRCGSVVRYGGGRRQAEGGWDEALRCQPSPAGQAGGLRGTLGPGDQAHRGRGPQAVGSGGAGKPVSHHHADLREAKADTFDFPFPSRNSDKVIKRKKQKSKVWLKVWKVISRMLEENEKFRSRLLTCSQFSGEGNDMNQSSQDEVSYLDREESIFGWV, encoded by the exons ATGGCACCATCACACAGGACGAGGCGCgagggcagctctgcggaaCCCCCCGGCCAGGCCTACCCCAAGGAAGGGGCCACGGGCGCTGTGTCCCCCCTCAGCGTGGCAGCCAGGACgccggcccccccagcccctgccaccacTTGTCACCCTGCCACAGCAGGGCCTGGCCGCCCTCCTGCCCCGCCACCCATGGCTGCCGGCCCCAGCCGGGGGAGGACGCGCCTGCGGCTCCTTTATAGCAACAGCTTCGGCTCCCACCGCTGCGGCTCTGTGGTCCGCTATGGCGGGGGCCGCCGGCAGGCTGAGGGCGGCTGGGACGAGGCCCTGCGCTGCCAGCCGAGCCCCGCGGGGCAGGccggggggctgagggggaccCTGGGCCCAGGGGACCAGGCCCACCGTGGCCGTGGTCCGCAGGCGGTGGGGAGCGGCGGTGCCGGGAAGCCTGTCAGCCACCATCACG CTGACCTTCGAGAGGCTAAGGCTGACACCTTTGactttcccttcccttcaaGAAATAGTGATAAAGTAATTAAACGGAAGAAGCAAAAG TCCAAAGTCTGGCTTAAGGTCTGGAAAGTAATTTCAAGAATgcttgaagaaaatgaaaagttcaGAAGTCGACTCTTAACCTGCAGTCAGTTCAGTGGAGAAG GCAATGATATGAACCAGAGTTCACAGGATGAGGTATCCTACCTGGACAGG gaGGAGTCCATCTTTGGCTGGGTATAG